The nucleotide window TGGCATGCCATAATAGAATGGCAGACCCTCAGTTGGGCCTCCAACAGGAAGCGTTCCTCTAGGAATTGTTGCAAGCACCTCATCTTTCAAGTCCTCCCTTGGGACAATATCAACTAGGAAATCAAATATGTCAGTCCTTGTTATGGCTGCAGCGATATCATTTTTCTGCAGCGTCCTCCTTTTGTTCTCCTCAGTGTGGTTCCATGCACGCAGAGTCAATTCAAGTATGAACATCTCACAGGCACGAGCAAATACGACTGGTGCTTCAGCAGATATCATCCTAACATCTTCATCCGCTTTCATGATTTTCTTGATCCTTGCCAATGGCAAGCTATGATTCTTGAAATCAGTAACATGCTCGATTTCTTGATATTGATTTGCCCAGAAAGTTTGGAGTTGTTGCTGCAAttgttgctgctgctgctgaTGAATGTGTTGATAAGCGAGCTGATGTTGTGCCATCTGCGCTGACGAAGCAGAAAGACCAGCTGCTTGAGGAGATTGAATTGCACCAGCTGAAACTGCAGGAGGCCCTGCCATTTGGTTAGCTTGGTATGGAGCACCATATATTGGAGCTGAGCTAGTAACGACTCCAATACCTGGAGGCTGTCCATTTCCATGATGATCCATTTTGAGCAAGATTCCTTTTTGGAGAATTCAAGGCTACCTTAGGCTGTGGGCTAGGTAGAAACAAGTAACAATTTCAGAATTTAAATAAAGTCTTTCAAGTATtagaaactaaacaaataaatcaaaagaaacGCTAGTCATTCAGTTTAATCATGTCAAGGGAAGCCCTGACTAGTCATGTCACTTATGAGCTCAATTGTCTCATTATGTTATCTGCATAATgatactataataataatatccaCCTTTTCTAACTTCTCGCTTGCACTTGCACCCACCTATTGACTATGATCGCTACTTCTATACTGAGAATATCAATCACATGaagataatatatattcatgcaTTTCAAAG belongs to Solanum stenotomum isolate F172 chromosome 1, ASM1918654v1, whole genome shotgun sequence and includes:
- the LOC125869980 gene encoding nuclear transcription factor Y subunit C-9-like isoform X2 — its product is MDHHGNGQPPVSAGAIQSPQAAGLSASSAQMAQHQLAYQHIHQQQQQQLQQQLQTFWANQYQEIEHVTDFKNHSLPLARIKKIMKADEDVRMISAEAPVVFARACEMFILELTLRAWNHTEENKRRTLQKNDIAAAITRTDIFDFLVDIVPREDLKDEVLATIPRGTLPVGGPTEGLPFYYGMPPQSAQPIGAPGMYMGKPVDQSLYAQQPRPYMAQPIWPQQQQPPSDS
- the LOC125869980 gene encoding nuclear transcription factor Y subunit C-9-like isoform X1, encoding MDHHGNGQPPGIGVVTSSAPIYGAPYQANQMAGPPAVSAGAIQSPQAAGLSASSAQMAQHQLAYQHIHQQQQQQLQQQLQTFWANQYQEIEHVTDFKNHSLPLARIKKIMKADEDVRMISAEAPVVFARACEMFILELTLRAWNHTEENKRRTLQKNDIAAAITRTDIFDFLVDIVPREDLKDEVLATIPRGTLPVGGPTEGLPFYYGMPPQSAQPIGAPGMYMGKPVDQSLYAQQPRPYMAQPIWPQQQQPPSDS